The Diorhabda carinulata isolate Delta chromosome 4, icDioCari1.1, whole genome shotgun sequence genomic interval TTGTAATATTGGCCTTATATCGAACTAGTTCTTTATTTACTTATAATCCGTATCATTTTGGTTGATATCACGACATAACACAAATTCTTCAACATCATTTTTATCGATATCATCTTCTTATGGTGCCTAGCCGTGACGAATGTTGGGGATCATCATGGGAATCTTTATTTGGTCAGCAGCAACGCGAAAGACTTCAGAGGAGGTTTTAATGAACCAGCTTCTAAGGTTCTTGAGCCAGAATGTCGTCTTCTTCTTGGACTTCTTTTTCCTAATATTTTGCCTTGTAGTATGGCTCGGAGCAATGCATAGATATCTAGTACTTGTCTGCATATTTGATGTTATTCAGTCAGTATCCATTTAGCAGTATTCCTTTTTCTATATAGGGCTCTCCTGAATATTCGCTTTAAGTATAAATTGAATATGGAGATAATATACAGCCTTGACGGACTTCTCTCATCCTTTTCAATCTTTACTGCGTTTTCCTTCGATCCTTTTCAGGTCCTTATTGTTAATTCCTATTCTTTTAAGcatctctattatttttttatgtttcattcGATCGAATGCCTTTTCATAGTCTTTTAAACATGCATACACATCGCAATTTAGGTCTATGCATGTTTATATTGAGACCAATGCCTCTTTCATACCAACAGCATTTATAAACCCGATTTGATTGGGAAATATTTAGCTCAGATAATTCGTAAATTTTCTTATGAATTACTTTGAAAGATCTGTTTATATGATCGATTTTTTGTAccgataataaataaaaatagtaaatatttttaggtataaaaaaaaaattattacccGAATTTTATTAGATTCCCGACTaatagaatttcaaaatttacgtATCATTATCTGATAtgattaatttattgtttacaaactaaaaaaacaagTTTACAAAAGGAACCGTGTTGTAAAATTTGGCAACATCTTATCACGTGAAGATGAAACTTGCTAATTATATTTCAAGATCGTTTGGATTCCACACAAGTCGCGTTTTGACAagcaaattatttctttatcaaaggtaggaaaataaaatttaaatcacctttataaataataatatctgaataaaatcattttgttatattttttactaataaaaatttatttctttcgatggaaaaaatatttcggaactatttattttgagttttgaatcaattttttgtggaaatattATTCCAAATAGATCACGAGGTTCgtacaaaacaaaacaataaccAATGCAACAAAGTATGGTCGATTGTTATGTTTATAGAATATACACATaaaacatcactcaataagtcgtgtgactgacgcACAGATGGCGATACCATTGTCAAATCCaaatgacgtttatgaagtaccaactttcaaaagattatGTCGGGAAAAAgtaaagctacttttgttattacatttaaACGTGATGAtagatgatggtgaacgttctggtcgtccaattgagagggttattccagaaaacatcaaaaaagtccataAATTGGTTATATTTAATCGTAAACTGAAATTGCCTATGATAGCTGAGgtcgtaaagatatcagaaggcagtgtgtttacaattatgcgtGAACATTCGatcatgagaaagcttttttcaaagtgagtgccgcgtttactcaaaGTCGACCaaaaacaacgtgttgatgattcagagcagtaattggccatgtttacaaataataaaacagatttttttgcgtcgatatgtgacaatggatgaaacacttcactccggaatcaaaacgatcatcatctgagtggaccgcagccggtgaaccacgttcgaagcgtccaaaggcacaacagttaAAGGCTgcgaaggttatggcttcagtattttgggatgcgcatggaatattgttcatagactatctccaaaaggaagagacaatcaatagcgaatactaagtatagttgttggatcgtttgaatggaaaaatgaagaaaaaacggCCTAtctcgaagaaaaaaccactctttcaccaagacaatgcaccgattcacaagtcgttgataacgatggttaaatttaacgaattacacttTGAATTGCCTCCGCATCCACcttatagtccagatctggtcccCAGTGAGTCCTTGCTATTcgttgatatcaaaaaaatgctcgccagTAAGAAATTCGACTCAAATGAAGAATCAATTACTGAAACTGAACCCTATTTTAAGACAAAGGACAAATCTTTCTAGGAACTAATATCCTCATCAGGTTTTAGATCTCtgttaacaaaatataaatatttaaatactaaTAGAGcaacatcaatttatttttcccGGTATTATTTAAAATAGGACTAAAATATTTAGCAAGTTGACGCGCTTTCTGTACTGTTTATATACGTCTATTTAATGATGGCACCGATCCAAAATCAGCAGATCACTCTTATTTTTACACAACAAGTGATCAAATCAACTTGCAAATTCAGAAAAACCATGaatgatttttaatttcaagtgaTCGACAAAAGAATATTCCAGAAAACGCCGCGACGGTTATGAAAGTTTTGTATCGAGTGTAAAGTATCGAGATTCTGTTCTTTtacgtaaaataaaatttgtttggtatgTGAAACGTTTCGTGCACAAAATTATGTCGGCGCGTTGGCCAGTTAGAGAAGGGGTACTGAAAAACAAAACTATGGATAGCGAAAATacgaaattgaacaaaaatcgGTTACAGTTACCtccgaaattgaattttcatcttattAACAATGTAAGGATtttcttttatcaaatatatatatatatatatatatatatatatatatatatatatatatatatatatatatatatatatatatatatatatatataaaagtatacgttagttttttaaatatatatatatatataaattttttttagtaatattatacgatatcaatcaaattattttgggAAAAACGTGAGTTTTCTAATACGACATGGTTCTTATCTGTGAAATTTTTAGATAGATGTGGAAGCAAATGTACGTTTTTTCAAACAcgtcaccctgtatatttcctCATAGCGAAAGTATCcgaaaaatcattaaatattacttattttttttttcaaaaaatcctaAAATCACGTTAATTTCAAGGTCAAATGTATAGGTTTCcgcaaaattcaattttctattttttttcgattttccacctataaaaattttttccaagcaATATTTTTCGAACTCTTCGTTTCAAAAATgcataaatttaatataatttgaatcaatttttttttatattttcagagTAAAAAGGTTctatttaaaatgataaattttattacataactTCTAACTTTATGTTATATAACTCGCTTTTTATGATCACGAAAAAgctgttgtatttttttaataatagtttcAACGTTCCTTTTCCGATTTTTtagtattacaacgttgccattccCCAATTGTAGATACTATAAagttatagttttatttttcagaaaaagaaTTACTtcaactttcaccctgtatattgcttacaaatatgaaactggaaaaattcaatataaacaGTCATTTAGACCAGAGGtatcaaactcaattttgcagagggccatgtattaaattttgaattcgtaggtgggccagattgaaaataaaaaaaaagaaatgaatgaattataacattttatttattaaattagaaaagtatataatatacggttgttaaaaatcatatcaaaagaTGTTGAGCTTgaggatccagatacctgacTTCTCTTGTCTTTGCCAAGCTCATTGATGCATGACATGGtccttttttaaatgtttggatgCCAATGATTCCTGTtgaattatacagtgaaatccCACATAATTCActgatgttttctgttttaatttagttacaacgcCCGAATGTTTGCCAGCCATGGCAGGAACCCCGTCCGTAGTTTTGCTGCTAAATATATTCCAGTCGAGTTCATATTCTGGTACCAAATACCAAATtgcagaataaatatcatttgctgTTGTAGTACATGTCAATGGAACGCACTTCAACAgttctttaattatttcaaagttaatGTTAATGCCTCCCATTTAGACTGAAAAACTCTGCATTCACTATCAACATTACGTTTTTGTTAcattcgcagtacaattaaaatcattctccaaccgtatcgcttcgattactcgactcaattgactcacgtcgcgccgacgcactcgttttatatggttaaaGAAGATTTTAGTCTAGACTCGAAGCGCGTGGAAGATTCTATcgttctcgacaaaaataataggatatttccgcTTGCTACTAAGATATGGCGATACTTTCTTTATCTCTCGCTTGTCTAGGCACGCGCagcccttgaaattacttataaacatccgtagacttgagagtacgcgtatttaaaacatccgtagagaAATAGAATGTGGCACATTGCGATCGCGGaccttattgatacggcccaggggccggaagcggcccgcgggccgtatctttAACATGACTGACTTAGACACAGGTTTTCCCAATTGATTCATGTCGAAAAGAAATCGATATCTTAAATGGATTATTCGGGATTATTAGGTTATAGTTGGACAGTCTGTTACTGCTCCCCGTTGTATCTTTGAGCCTTCAGTGGAAACCAAATCGGTGTTTTTAGGTTAACCACTTAAAAGTTAGTTTTATAGTTCTAGTGGTTGGTAAGACGATCATATCCTAAGCTTCGAAGACCTTGTATGCTCATTTATTCTCTTTGGAGTCCTTATGGATTCTTGCCCCACTCGTTCATTCTCTAATAATTCTTCATTAACTATATTCAATGTGTTATTCAATCTATTCATATTCCCAAAAGATGCAAAAGTATACGAACAAAGTTCATTTTAAACTTTCATGTCAACATAGGGGCGATATAGCAACACGATAATTAAAAACTTGATTGCATTATCATCGATACGAACAGTTTATAATGCTGATAACTCGAAATTCCATTGcgatatgaaatttaatttgtttgttttataacaGGAAGCCAGATCTTTGAAAGCCGGCGAACTTAGTCAGCAGGAATCCAAAAATATGGCGCAGTCTAATATGAAAGTTACGACCGATAAATTCAGCAGCGAAAGATCGGCAATGGAATCGCAACAACAAAGACAAACGGTCACGGCGAGCGGTTTCttcaatcaagaaaaaaaaagttccAGTAGCAGTCATATATACACTTCAGCAACAAAAGGTCTCAGTACAACAGCATCGATGATTAACGCGAGCAGACAGGTAAAAATCCTTTTATGTTCAttaatctatattttatttattattataatttgttacAGTTTCATTTACTCAACAGTACCCCCGAAGAAGATATTCTTAATACCTCTTTGGAGGATTTAGAAAGCCTTTCAGCAAATTCGGATATCCATGACATCGAAAGAGCAAAACACAAATATTCCACGTACTTAGATGAATCAATACGATGTTTACAGAAATTAGAACAAAGCAAAGACGCCCCGTTGTTTTTAGATAAAATCAACGACGTAATGCGTAAAGCATGGGCAGTACCAACGTACGGCCATGAACTAGGTTACGCTCTATGTAATACTTTGAGAAATAGTGGAGGATTAGATCTGATAATGCAGAATTGTACTAATGCGGATAAGATACTACAATTCGCGAGCGCGAAACTTTTAGAACAATGCCTTACAGCCGAAAACCGAGCTCACGTCGTCGAACACGGTTTAGATAGAGTCGTAAACGTAGCTTGTGTTTGTACTAAAATCCATTCTGTAGATCACTCGCGTGTAGGTACGGGAATATTAGAACATTTATTCAAACATAGCGAAGAAACCTGTAGCGACGTCGTCAGATTGGGAGGTTTGGACGCCTTATTATTCGAATGTAGAAAAAGCGATATAGAAACACTAAGACACTGCGCGGGAGCTTTAGCAAATCTCAGTTTATACGGCGGTGCCGAAAATCAAGAAGCGATGATTAAACGAAAAGTACCAATGTGGTTGTTCCCTTTAGCATTCCACAACGACGACAATATCAAATACTACGCCTGCCTCGCTATAACTGTTTTAGTAGCTAATCCCGAAATAGAAGCTGAGGTACTACAATCTGGTACCCTGGGTTTAGTAGAACCTTTCGTAACGAGTCACAACCCATCCGAATTCGCTAAATCTAATCTTGCTCATGCTCACGGTCAAAGTAAAACTTggttaaaaaatttagtacctGTATTAAGTTCGAAACGCGAGGAAGCTCGAAATTTGGCAGCTTTCCATTTTTGTATGGAAGCGGGGATTAAAAAACAACAAGGAAATACGAGTATGTTCTCAGAAATCGGTGCTATCGAATGTCTCAAAAAGGTAGCTAGTTGTCCTAACGCTGTAGCTTCGAAATATGCCGCGCAAGCGTTGAGATTGATAGGAGAGGAAGTACCGCACAAACTTAGTCAGCAAGTGCCGTTGTGGTCGGCAGAAGATGTCGAAGAATGGGTGAAGCAAATTGGTTTTCCCGATATCGCTCCCAGTTTTATGGAAAGCAGAGTCGACGGCGATTTACTTTTACAACTCACAGAAGAAAATCTCAAAGAAGATATTGGACTGACGAACGGAATCAAAAGAAAACGGTAAGATTTTATATGTGAAGTTGCAACTAAAAATATGGACGCCCATCACTTTTACTGAACCCTGTTTTATAAGACTTTCAATTCTTATAGATTCACGCGTGAACTTCAACAACTGAAGAAAATGGCAGACTATTCATCGAGAGATACGGCGAGTATTAACACTTTCCTGCAAGCACTGGGGCCTGAATTTTCCATATACACTTACAGTTTCCTAAATGCTGGAGTAGAGAAAAAAGACTACCTTCGAAATATATCCGAAGATCAGCTACTAAAGGAATGCGGAATAAGTAATTCCATACATCGATACCGAATAATGGAaggtaaaaattaattttactaaataattaCGAGTAGAGAGtttgttcatatatttatagtctatcaataaaaaaatctttatcattgcaattagtaaattttttgatatatttcatggTATTAAGAATAGAAGATTAATATCAATTTCATGCTACATTTTGACTTATATAGACTAATTATTCACCTTATTTTTTGAATACACCTCGTAAgcaactttttaatttttctgtacACATACTAATTTGAATCAACTGGTCATACataattacaattaaattaacaatgaaaatgcgtaatttaaaagaaaataaaagtatttcgTTAAAACAATAACAATGTCATACTAtttatatgataataaatattgcTTACTTCATTGAATAGAATTTCTTCCGCCGTTTAATAATTCTGATCTGTTGTGGGGTTCTAAtggataaaattaattgttgtAGGTAATTCACTaattaaatacatttaatttatttcttagaaCAAAATAACAGCTTTCACATTAAAACAATTCTTGGCGCCaactaattattttcatatctgtCACTTGTCATTACAGATTATCAGACTTTTGATGGTCTCGTTCATAAGAAAAACCAACCACCCTGTCTCGATTTTATATACAGGTGTTacacattattttcatttctaggAATTAGACAACTTGAAAATGGTTTGGCGAATGGTATGAACGAAGACAATATGGACAAATCCTTAGACGTTTTTGTTAGTTACCGAAGATCGAATGGTTCTCAATTAGCTAGTCTGCTAAAAGTCCATTTACAACTTCGTGGATTTAGTGTTTTCATTGATGTAGAAAGATTAGAAGCTGGCAAATTCGATAATAACTTATTACAAAGTATACAAAAAGCTAAGCACTTTTTGTTAGTACTAACACCGAATGCCTTAGAAAGGTGTGTAGGGGACCATGAAAGAAAAGACTGGGTACATAGGGTAagtgtttatacaaaaaatatcaataaaaatactgttttaaatatatttccagCAAGAATATTCATATTATCCATTAAATCTTTCTATATTCTCTCCCCTTGGTTTACTTATTCATATGTATATTGCTTATATACAATTACGAACGCCCCTATATAGTTGTGTAATAATATAGGAAAAGGCAAAGTTACGAGGGAACTGAAAAACAACATaatctattaaatattatattaatcgTGGTGTTGTTAGCGTTATTTTAAGTGCATTTTGTTTCTAGGAAATATGTGCAGCTTTATCGGCAAATTGTAACATCATCCCTATAATCGATAACTTTGTTTTCCCCGAACCTGATGATTTGCCAGAAGATATGAGACAGGTGTGCCATTTCAACGCAGTTCGATGGATTCACGATTACCAAGACGCTTGCGTGGACAAACTTGAAAGGTTAGTAAGAAATATATACTTAGAACTACGCTTTTGCTTCACATCTACATATAATCACCCGTTGACAGAGGCTTTGTTTTCGCAAACTACTTCTAAATAACAAACGGTTTGGATGAAATTAACTATTTTTACAATAACTACTAGAGTTCGAATAGCGTCAAAAATATAACCTCGAAATGCGAAAATATCAAAGGATTTAATgccataattatattttaaaacgaaaaaaaaaaacagttagatgatgaaatataattaaaacttcATACAGTACTATTTAATTTCCATCCAACTCGTTGTTACTTTTTATCAAAAcgaagtttatatattttctaggTTTCTTAATGGCACATTCCTTGATCATTCGCTATGAAAACCGAGGGGCgttatatattgttattatttaattgcatgttgtaataatttattattttataataaagacTTGGTGTTggattactttttatttttgaaaccgTTTTTTAACCGAAATAATACGGGAAAATTTGTGAACgaaaatatgaacattttttcaccgttcagtaattattttttgccTTAGTTTGGAAAAAATAAGTCCAATAATGACTAATAGATCgtctttttttgttaattgaacttttaaaataaaataaataaaagacgTGGATTTTAATGGCGGCGTGGTTAAAGAACTATTGACATTTGACACGAATCACATGTTTCTTACTTCAAAATTGACCTTGATATTTTTAGTCTTTGTAGAcatcaaaattgaattaaattttaggCACTATAACATGATGTAACTATTCCAAAAAGAAATTCAACCcttaatttttcgaatttgataattttttttcaatcctGTTTATATAATGAATGATAACAATTTCGAGATGCAGTTCGCTGCAATCGGAAAGGAAATTTTTAGTTTGACAAAcaacatatatttaaaaaatgttccaattttgtttatatatttttttaacgcctaaactaaaaaaaattaacacgaTAAATTACcttgaaattgaaatgatatattcaaaaaaataaataaaattcattgtttGTAGTAGCCATTTtcattacaattacaattttaGATAACAGTTATACGAGGGCACATCAATACTtacaaaattacgaaaaatctaacctattttaattttctaacGTCGATTCACTccgaaaaacaaattatttcgaGTTTTGTGTTCTTTAGAGAATTTTAGTGGATTGACGGTTTCCAAAATGGCGTAAAAAACTCGTGCTTTTGTGTTAGATAGTTAACAAACTCTTTAACACCCCCGCCATTAAAACCACCGATCCTTTTAAAATGTTTACAACTTCAATAGCATTTCCTACTTCCAATATCCGACCCCTTAACACCCTATcgtgttttttctttcaattatttgcGTTTTAAGTAAGCGTTGAggatttctttctatttttcgtTCTTTTGGAAAGAATTGTTTGCCCATTTTGGATACTAATTTTTAAAGTTTACGTTACGTTAAAAACCGTatcaactataattttttagaaacatcAGACGGAATTTATcaagaagatattgaaaatttcatctgTGCTTCTTTACTACTAAATTATCTgctaaaaaaaagataaaaagtaaTACCAACCTAAGATAAACTTAGGAGACAGTAATAACGTGTTGCTTTTTTGCATGCTTCACCAAAACGGTTGAGGTGAGTGTCACGTTTTTATCTATGTTTATCTCTGTATATAATAGAATCAGAGATTAGAAATCTTCTAAATGACGAAGCAAAGGTAAAAAATAagtaaagtcaaaagtttataaaaaagtatgGAACTAATTTTTATAAGTACGAGTCTCTATCAAAAGAGACATCGAACACTGACGAATTACGGTAATTCAAACctataaaagataattttcttttcagGTTCATGCGAGGAGAAACGAATACGCGTGGAGATGGTCTAAGAGTGGGCCTAACTAAAGGTGACATTACACCGGGCACTCCTTCGAATCCGGGCTTAGTAAGACAACCGCCAAACTATCAAAGAATGCACAGCAACGATTCAGGAAGTGGTAAAAGTTCAGACAAAGACGTTAACGGAAATTCGGGCTTGACGAGAGATTGACTAGATGGTCCTTACGCCTCGGTCACACCTACTCCACTGCCAAGGTAactaacattttcaaaattaccaaaagaaatgaattatcaatttttttatttcaaatttacagGATATAGTAACTTTCAAATAAtacttcatttttaatataatatgtCAAAATCATACTTTAAACATCATTTGTCATGTCAAAAATCACTTATTGCGTCAGATGTTATGTCACTTGTTACGTCAAACATTATTTGTCACGTCAAAAAGTTACTTGTTATATGAAATGTCGTATCACTTGTCACGTTAAACGCTATGTGTTACTTTAAACATCTTTGCCATATCAAAAGTCACTTATTACATCAAAGGTCATATCTCATGTTAAAAGTTACGTATCACATGAATTATCGCCGTATGATGAAAAACCATATTTCATAGCTTCCAATAATCGATTTTCATTGCTTTAGGGTGGTTGGGGTAAATTTCAAAGCGGTTTGTCTGTTTTGGGAAGATATTCTGTGTCTTCGGGGTAGGATGCAGTTATACCGTCATTGGCTGTTGACGAAATGTAATCAAACAATCAGATTTATGTTGataaaaccaacaaaatttcttcgaaaaataaCCTGGAAATGATATTGGGGAAAAAACCAATACGTGTCACGTCAAAACTACCTTTTTcgtcaaacaaaaataattttacatataattcctggcagtgttttatttatattgaggCAATATTCTATTTATTGTGGGGGGATATAGCTGCCATTTActataaacaataacaaaatctCTTTAAAAAATAACCTAAGAGTCCTATTTAGAACACATTCGTCGACAAGGTATTTATACACCAAATTTTGGATACACTCATTCATAAAAAAGATGCGTTTGATGTTTTTAGATCTATAGAAAGCATTTGACTGTATAAACCATCTAATGTTACTTAAAAGGATGGGAAACATACTTtgttaacaattattaaatagtGTAGAATACACCATACGCCTCAGTGTAATGGATAGTTGTTCTACCTACTAAGTCGATCCGGTTTTAAACCCGGGTCCGAACAACTTCCTCGGCGCACTACCTATCGCAAGGAAAACTAACTAACAACAGATCTcttttatttatgataaaacaaCTAAATTCTATCGTGAAGAAGACAAAACGATTCGATATCGgtatttttaagattttgtgTTTTGTTGCAGATTCTGTAAAGCAAACAGTCCGTCCCGAAATTGGATAATAAATTCCAACAAATTCAACCGCGGCGTACCGCCTGCGCAGTACTCCCGCAGGGGTTCAACTACCCCTATATCATCGTTAGCCGTAAACAGTTACCCTCGCCCGCCTTTACCGAACCGATCTCGTAGCCTCGACGGTCTCCTGGATTCCGAGCCAATTCACGCGGCAGCTTCAGAAGCAACTAAACACGAACGACGAGTTCCTTCCCCCGATGACGGCGTCGGCGAGACTGACAGTAGTTTAAGTAACGCGCGCAACGTCGAGGAAAATTGTTGTACCGATAGTGATAATGACAAATGTTCAATTTATAGTGATTCTAGTGATTCGAAACGTAAGAGGAACTTTATGGATAGGTGCGTCAATAAAGTGCGatctttcattaaaaaatgaaacagtGCAATGAAGGGATGATGTTGTCGGATCTAGTTCGCGATTGTGGAATTATTAAAACCATTAAACGGGGTGGATAAATCCAAAACTACTCGATAATATGAAGaaatcttcttcaatttctcttAAACATTTCGATTTGGGTCTTCTTTGTAGTCCTTTCCTCCATACATGTTTGGATCTTTATTCTTGTATACTGCCTCAGATTATGATTCATGTAGGAAACTTCAAACCAAGCCTAGTAACTCCATTGTTTTGCATCCTAATATTGAGAAATCCATCATGTATGTTATTTTGTCCATTCATAAAGATTTTCAAGGTtattttcgtgatattttcTCCATTGGTTCAGTTTTTCATTGATTCTTCTTTGGTACCCTTCATCTTCTATCTTTACAGGATCCTTTAACTTTTCTTCCATTCCAATATTTTGCTTATTAATTGGCGTTTGTTCTACACAGTTTTTAGccattgtttcttttatatCCACTTTTATTTACTTATCGTAACGCCCtggtatttaaatttatatatttcttcaaatttttcattttctccatTTTATCCTGGTTTATTAGTTTCctttatatttattcttaatCCTTTTCGGTTGTGTTCCTCTATACGTATTgaggtaactttattttttgagCTTATTTCACTACATATTCTCCATTCTGGTCTCCATTTTTTGCTTATCTAAATTCTAGTTcaattttgcattatttttcctcaatttctcTTCTTCAATATTCGTTATAGTAACAGTTACTGAtgcatacatttttttgtatgtatatttatcattattttggttttctttacATTTATTCTTAATCCCTTCTTCCTCAATtttccttgatattttcacCTTGATTTTCCTATGACTATGTCATTTTTATACACCATTATCTGCCTTACTTTTCCTATTTACCTGCGCACTAAATCTTCCccatttcttttttctaatatttctttattagttCTTTTCTTATAGCCCCGGTATTCGATCTTCAGAattgttcttaatatttttccattgtttatCCTTTTTTCCATTACAATATTTGgctttttaatttatgtttgGATCTATCAccattatattttctttcacaCTCTTTTCAATTACTTATCATAAAGCCCCtggtatataatttttagtatgtattcaattttttattacctattcttgtttttttattttatactgtttCTACAAGTCTCATTATTTCACTTCTCTtaaattttccttaaatttttttcttcaatcttctTCGATATGTtcaccataatttttttctcttttatttattctttatttcattgtttctatTTTCACTCTAATGCCCATTTCTGATGCTTATATTACCCTTTATGTTTGTCATTATTGTCAA includes:
- the LOC130893438 gene encoding NAD(+) hydrolase sarm1 isoform X6, translated to MVFISGKYDGLLSKMMASESPTDNSNGNEPTIQTIIKNPSRSTITTTSLQTNSQSSTTTTTRVSKTSTSASTSQRRQITTDTKASNMKNDLVDFKNNINDMKSSLPNTLMQLRNSLENLVDSDEINDPIVTFPDDTPVPSEIGSPTNTVESLKYEQKTMNNFKKTTVMKDGISAEKESAKVEEMKKIRAGEISYEESNAAAATRARIDIDGITAQKSQVTAKEARSLKAGELSQQESKNMAQSNMKVTTDKFSSERSAMESQQQRQTVTASGFFNQEKKSSSSSHIYTSATKGLSTTASMINASRQFHLLNSTPEEDILNTSLEDLESLSANSDIHDIERAKHKYSTYLDESIRCLQKLEQSKDAPLFLDKINDVMRKAWAVPTYGHELGYALCNTLRNSGGLDLIMQNCTNADKILQFASAKLLEQCLTAENRAHVVEHGLDRVVNVACVCTKIHSVDHSRVGTGILEHLFKHSEETCSDVVRLGGLDALLFECRKSDIETLRHCAGALANLSLYGGAENQEAMIKRKVPMWLFPLAFHNDDNIKYYACLAITVLVANPEIEAEVLQSGTLGLVEPFVTSHNPSEFAKSNLAHAHGQSKTWLKNLVPVLSSKREEARNLAAFHFCMEAGIKKQQGNTSMFSEIGAIECLKKVASCPNAVASKYAAQALRLIGEEVPHKLSQQVPLWSAEDVEEWVKQIGFPDIAPSFMESRVDGDLLLQLTEENLKEDIGLTNGIKRKRFTRELQQLKKMADYSSRDTASINTFLQALGPEFSIYTYSFLNAGVEKKDYLRNISEDQLLKECGISNSIHRYRIMEGIRQLENGLANGMNEDNMDKSLDVFVSYRRSNGSQLASLLKVHLQLRGFSVFIDVERLEAGKFDNNLLQSIQKAKHFLLVLTPNALERCVGDHERKDWVHREICAALSANCNIIPIIDNFVFPEPDDLPEDMRQVCHFNAVRWIHDYQDACVDKLERFMRGETNTRGDGLRVGLTKGDITPGTPSNPGLVRQPPNYQRMHSNDSGSGKSSDKDVNGNSGLTRD
- the LOC130893438 gene encoding NAD(+) hydrolase sarm1 isoform X13 produces the protein MVFISGKYDGLLSKMMASESPTDNSNGNEPTIQTIIKNPSRSTITTTSLQTNSQSSTTTTTRVSKTSTSASTSQRRQITTDTKASNMKNDLVDFKNNINDMKSSLPNTLMQLRNSLENLVDSDEINDPIVTFPDDTPVPSEIGSPTNTVESLKYEQKTMNNFKKTTVMKDGISAEKESAKVEEMKKIRAGEISYEESNAAAATRARIDIDGITAQKSQVTAKEARSLKAGELSQQESKNMAQSNMKVTTDKFSSERSAMESQQQRQTVTASGFFNQEKKSSSSSHIYTSATKGLSTTASMINASRQFHLLNSTPEEDILNTSLEDLESLSANSDIHDIERAKHKYSTYLDESIRCLQKLEQSKDAPLFLDKINDVMRKAWAVPTYGHELGYALCNTLRNSGGLDLIMQNCTNADKILQFASAKLLEQCLTAENRAHVVEHGLDRVVNVACVCTKIHSVDHSRVGTGILEHLFKHSEETCSDVVRLGGLDALLFECRKSDIETLRHCAGALANLSLYGGAENQEAMIKRKVPMWLFPLAFHNDDNIKYYACLAITVLVANPEIEAEVLQSGTLGLVEPFVTSHNPSEFAKSNLAHAHGQSKTWLKNLVPVLSSKREEARNLAAFHFCMEAGIKKQQGNTSMFSEIGAIECLKKVASCPNAVASKYAAQALRLIGEEVPHKLSQQVPLWSAEDVEEWVKQIGFPDIAPSFMESRVDGDLLLQLTEENLKEDIGLTNGIKRKRFTRELQQLKKMADYSSRDTASINTFLQALGPEFSIYTYSFLNAGVEKKDYLRNISEDQLLKECGISNSIHRYRIMEGIRQLENGLANGMNEDNMDKSLDVFVSYRRSNGSQLASLLKVHLQLRGFSVFIDVERLEAGKFDNNLLQSIQKAKHFLLVLTPNALERCVGDHERKDWVHREICAALSANCNIIPIIDNFVFPEPDDLPEDMRQVCHFNAVRWIHDYQDACVDKLERFLNGTFLDHSL